One Clostridia bacterium DNA window includes the following coding sequences:
- a CDS encoding chemotaxis response regulator protein-glutamate methylesterase has protein sequence MIPGAKIRVLIADDSAFMRKVLQSIITTDPQMEVVGEARDGRDAVSLAESLKPDVITMDINMPHMDGLQATEIIMASQPKPIVIVSSESREGADITLKSLELGAIDFVAKPSGGIDLDMNTVREELVRKLKMAAKVRVVRTATRSKLAHEIATSAPRTEPTSELVAAVAAAAAVPNSTSANVPHAGLSAARAAGKFPIVVVAASTGGPATLMKLAPMFPRDFAGAVMLVQHMPGTFTSQFSKQLAEVSQIRVKEAEVGEIVQAGTFYVCPGSHHLRLSPTGRMTLDDGPRISGYRPCADVTLETVASFAGPMALSVILTGMGNDGARGVQAVKSVGGHVIAQDESTAIIFGMPAEAIKTGAVDQVLPIEAIYPAVEKRVLYLFGAARAGAL, from the coding sequence ATGATTCCAGGCGCGAAAATTCGGGTGCTGATTGCCGACGACTCGGCGTTCATGCGCAAGGTGCTGCAAAGCATCATCACCACCGATCCACAAATGGAGGTGGTGGGCGAAGCGCGTGACGGGCGAGATGCGGTTTCGCTGGCGGAGTCGTTGAAGCCGGACGTGATCACGATGGACATCAATATGCCCCACATGGACGGCTTGCAGGCGACGGAAATCATTATGGCGTCGCAGCCCAAGCCGATCGTGATCGTGAGTTCGGAATCGCGCGAAGGCGCAGACATTACGCTGAAGTCTCTTGAGTTGGGCGCGATTGATTTCGTAGCGAAGCCCTCGGGCGGCATTGACCTGGATATGAATACCGTGCGCGAAGAACTCGTCCGCAAACTGAAGATGGCGGCGAAGGTTCGCGTGGTGCGGACGGCAACGCGCTCGAAGCTGGCGCATGAAATCGCAACCAGCGCTCCGCGAACGGAACCGACTTCGGAACTGGTCGCGGCCGTAGCGGCGGCAGCGGCTGTCCCAAATTCAACGTCTGCAAACGTGCCTCACGCAGGACTTTCGGCGGCACGGGCAGCAGGGAAGTTCCCGATCGTAGTCGTAGCCGCATCGACAGGCGGCCCGGCAACGCTGATGAAGTTAGCGCCGATGTTCCCCCGTGATTTTGCCGGAGCGGTGATGCTGGTACAACACATGCCCGGCACGTTCACTTCGCAATTCAGTAAGCAGTTGGCAGAGGTCTCGCAGATTCGCGTAAAGGAAGCAGAGGTTGGTGAGATCGTGCAGGCCGGCACGTTTTACGTCTGTCCCGGTTCGCATCACCTGAGATTGTCTCCGACTGGCCGCATGACGCTCGATGATGGGCCGCGTATTTCCGGCTACCGTCCCTGCGCTGACGTGACATTAGAAACGGTCGCAAGCTTTGCTGGCCCGATGGCGTTGAGCGTGATACTGACCGGCATGGGAAATGATGGCGCGCGAGGCGTGCAGGCGGTGAAGTCCGTTGGCGGCCACGTTATCGCGCAGGATGAATCAACGGCGATCATATTCGGCATGCCGGCGGAAGCCATCAAGACAGGCGCCGTGGACCAGGTGCTGCCGATTGAGGCAATCTATCCGGCTGTTGAGAAGCGC